One part of the Patescibacteria group bacterium genome encodes these proteins:
- a CDS encoding prepilin-type N-terminal cleavage/methylation domain-containing protein has product MKRLLSKFPISKPGFSLLEVITVLFIISIGMIGTMSLIVQNIQTEQANRGNLIACQLAQEGLELIRKTRDNNWLVPQDWLTDLSDGTYKMDYSMATPTSITTIDEGVLLLENGFYRHYAPAEGENVNLETDFYRVLTLQSLSEVSEQVQSAVTWSNRGREYNCTLMTILYDWR; this is encoded by the coding sequence ATGAAGCGCTTACTTTCCAAATTCCCAATATCCAAGCCCGGCTTTTCTCTCTTAGAGGTAATTACCGTCTTGTTCATTATTTCCATCGGCATGATCGGGACCATGTCTCTTATCGTCCAGAATATTCAGACAGAACAGGCTAATCGCGGCAATCTTATTGCTTGCCAATTAGCTCAAGAGGGCTTGGAGCTTATCAGGAAGACCCGGGATAATAATTGGCTAGTGCCTCAGGATTGGCTGACTGATTTAAGCGACGGGACTTATAAGATGGATTATTCGATGGCCACCCCCACGTCGATTACAACGATTGATGAAGGCGTTTTGTTACTAGAAAATGGCTTTTATCGCCATTATGCGCCGGCCGAAGGCGAGAACGTCAATCTCGAGACTGATTTTTACCGGGTTTTGACCCTGCAATCTTTAAGTGAAGTCAGCGAACAAGTCCAGTCGGCCGTTACTTGGTCTAATCGGGGCCGCGAATATAATTGTACTTTAATGACTATCCTATATGATTGGCGTTAG
- a CDS encoding prepilin-type N-terminal cleavage/methylation domain-containing protein: protein MFPRVSKYCRLFLATSLKVNSKPRRLPGFSLPEVIVSLSIIVMITAIFLSNYRDAEKRSDLSMSAQNLVSDIHLTQSYALGLAEYAGEVPSGGWGLHFDSATSSADRYIIFADTNANQRYDVGEEDPNSGGRTIYFSKTTRIKGFTGVTSPLDITFLPPDPITTIYGGSGTSTVVDIILTEIVNNTEKSVQVNFLGLAEALD, encoded by the coding sequence ATGTTTCCAAGAGTCTCTAAATATTGTCGCCTCTTCTTGGCGACATCTTTAAAAGTAAATTCCAAGCCGCGTCGTCTGCCCGGCTTTTCTTTGCCGGAAGTAATTGTCAGCTTATCGATTATCGTCATGATTACGGCGATATTTCTCAGTAATTATCGCGATGCAGAGAAGAGAAGCGATTTAAGCATGAGCGCCCAGAATCTCGTGAGTGATATTCATTTAACCCAGAGTTATGCCTTGGGCTTGGCTGAGTATGCCGGTGAAGTGCCCAGCGGCGGCTGGGGGCTACACTTTGACAGTGCGACCTCGAGTGCTGATCGTTATATTATTTTTGCCGATACTAACGCTAACCAGCGCTATGACGTGGGCGAAGAGGACCCAAACAGCGGCGGTCGGACAATCTATTTTTCTAAAACTACCAGAATCAAGGGTTTTACTGGAGTAACCAGCCCCTTAGATATTACTTTTTTGCCACCCGACCCCATCACTACCATCTATGGCGGGAGCGGGACTTCGACCGTGGTTGATATCATTCTGACAGAAATAGTTAATAATACGGAAAAATCTGTCCAGGTGAACTTTTTAGGTTTAGCCGAAGCTTTAGATTAG
- a CDS encoding pilus assembly PilX N-terminal domain-containing protein — MWQNLKKFVDFNHPGSALLLSLFILTSIVVVAFSGASGVLSNVKISGAVTRSFRAYFAAEAGAERLLFEVRHNEYDLGVYSGNNIFSDTLSNAATYRVDYKSFAPTIFSSVGSFDKVRRSVEISF; from the coding sequence ATGTGGCAGAATCTGAAAAAATTCGTTGATTTCAATCATCCGGGCAGCGCCTTGCTTTTGTCTCTCTTTATATTGACCAGTATCGTCGTGGTTGCTTTCTCCGGGGCAAGCGGGGTCTTGTCTAACGTCAAGATCAGCGGGGCTGTTACCCGGTCTTTTCGTGCCTATTTCGCGGCTGAGGCCGGAGCTGAGAGGCTTTTGTTCGAGGTGCGCCATAACGAGTATGATTTGGGGGTTTATTCTGGGAACAACATCTTCTCTGACACCTTAAGTAATGCCGCTACTTATCGGGTAGATTATAAATCTTTTGCCCCGACTATTTTTTCTTCGGTTGGATCTTTCGACAAGGTAAGGCGGAGCGTGGAAATAAGCTTCTAA
- a CDS encoding prepilin-type N-terminal cleavage/methylation domain-containing protein translates to MIGVSFFKKAENKSGFTLVEVLVATTIFVVIMLSATSIFKYALEGQKKSLMSQNVQESLRYFLEVIGKEIRMAQRDNGVCTSTPDTQIFASSTNAFGDVLEFKNYHGQCVRYYLFGAGDFTRFTVKRDTAIEFISPLSVDVSDLRFLVEEEEGKQAFVTVSFKGEAVTPSGGRAEAINVQTSIVSRYYPLD, encoded by the coding sequence ATGATTGGCGTTAGTTTTTTTAAAAAAGCAGAAAATAAGTCCGGATTTACTTTGGTCGAAGTTCTAGTGGCCACCACGATTTTTGTCGTCATTATGCTGTCGGCTACCAGCATCTTTAAATATGCTTTAGAGGGTCAGAAGAAGAGCTTGATGTCGCAGAACGTCCAAGAAAGCTTGCGTTACTTTTTGGAGGTTATCGGCAAGGAAATCAGGATGGCTCAGCGCGATAACGGGGTTTGTACGAGTACGCCCGATACCCAGATATTTGCTTCCAGCACTAATGCTTTCGGTGATGTCTTGGAGTTTAAAAATTACCATGGCCAGTGCGTCCGTTATTATTTGTTTGGCGCTGGAGATTTCACTCGTTTTACCGTCAAGCGCGATACCGCCATCGAGTTTATCTCTCCCTTGTCAGTTGATGTTTCGGATTTGAGGTTTTTGGTCGAGGAAGAGGAGGGCAAGCAAGCGTTCGTGACGGTCAGCTTCAAGGGTGAGGCAGTGACTCCGTCTGGGGGTAGGGCAGAGGCGATCAATGTCCAAACCTCCATTGTTTCCCGCTATTACCCCCTAGATTAA
- a CDS encoding cupredoxin domain-containing protein produces MDKFTTEPNSKKIWILLGLVVVIIIITVIAAMPKQKKEATTPAPKPAATSINDTAAKSQVEIAQESVAALKDAAQVVPNSINLVTKDNKVVNLQGEVVRTDLPLTSPQAPQQTGPLNKEELSAKVIKLDMSLEKGISPAEFTVSKGAPISIAVSSIDQWTHIFRFEDKSLSSVAIGVSTGETRAMTFNAPTKAGEYKFYCDLPSHASRGEVGKMIVK; encoded by the coding sequence ATGGATAAATTCACAACTGAGCCAAATTCCAAAAAAATTTGGATCTTATTGGGCCTAGTAGTGGTTATAATCATCATTACTGTAATCGCGGCTATGCCTAAGCAAAAAAAAGAGGCAACAACTCCTGCTCCTAAGCCAGCGGCCACCTCTATCAATGATACTGCGGCTAAGAGCCAGGTGGAAATTGCTCAGGAAAGCGTTGCAGCCTTGAAGGACGCCGCTCAAGTAGTGCCAAACAGTATTAATTTAGTCACTAAGGATAATAAAGTGGTTAACCTTCAGGGTGAGGTGGTTAGGACTGATCTGCCTTTAACCTCTCCGCAAGCTCCGCAACAGACCGGCCCTCTTAATAAAGAAGAATTGTCCGCCAAAGTCATTAAACTTGATATGAGTTTAGAGAAGGGAATCAGTCCGGCAGAATTCACGGTTTCTAAGGGAGCACCGATTTCCATTGCTGTCAGCTCAATTGACCAGTGGACTCATATTTTCCGCTTTGAGGATAAATCCTTATCTTCTGTGGCCATCGGAGTTTCTACTGGAGAAACCAGAGCCATGACTTTCAATGCTCCGACTAAGGCAGGGGAATATAAGTTCTATTGCGATTTACCTAGCCATGCTAGCCGAGGCGAAGTTGGTAAAATGATCGTCAAATAA